The following proteins are encoded in a genomic region of Candidatus Zixiibacteriota bacterium:
- the mazG gene encoding nucleoside triphosphate pyrophosphohydrolase: MSELKSRVTDPNLPPWERLKLVMSILRSSDGCAWDQKQTHHSLIPYLIEESYEVVEAIEADNADELREELGDLLCQIVFHAQIADEKGKFDADDAVEGIVQKLITRHPHVFEKRAELAPQQVRDQWERLKIANGEKPSVLSGLPKSMPALTMAYRIGEKAGGVGFDWPDADRVFDKLTEEMDEIRRAIKSADSSNLEEEIGDFLFAASSLARKLMVEPETALKRALTKFRLRFSGLEEEVRHSQRDFDQFSLEELEAIWQRLKSQSTGDRPGTDPSDL; encoded by the coding sequence ATGAGTGAATTAAAGAGCCGAGTTACAGACCCAAACCTGCCGCCCTGGGAGCGGCTCAAGCTGGTTATGTCTATCCTTCGTTCCTCTGATGGTTGTGCCTGGGACCAAAAGCAAACACACCACAGTCTCATACCCTACCTGATTGAGGAGTCGTATGAAGTCGTGGAAGCCATCGAGGCTGATAACGCCGATGAACTCCGCGAAGAATTGGGCGATCTGCTTTGCCAGATTGTTTTTCACGCGCAGATAGCCGACGAAAAGGGGAAATTCGACGCCGACGATGCAGTCGAGGGAATTGTTCAAAAACTGATCACCCGACACCCTCATGTCTTTGAAAAACGGGCCGAACTGGCCCCCCAGCAGGTACGGGATCAATGGGAACGCTTGAAGATAGCCAATGGAGAAAAACCATCGGTTCTGTCCGGACTGCCAAAATCGATGCCGGCCCTCACGATGGCCTACCGGATCGGTGAGAAGGCCGGCGGTGTGGGGTTTGACTGGCCGGATGCCGATCGCGTGTTCGATAAACTCACCGAGGAGATGGATGAGATCAGACGTGCCATCAAGTCAGCTGATTCGTCAAATCTGGAAGAAGAGATCGGAGATTTTCTGTTCGCGGCGTCGTCACTGGCTCGCAAGCTGATGGTGGAACCGGAAACTGCTCTAAAAAGAGCGCTCACCAAATTCCGACTGAGATTCTCTGGTCTCGAAGAGGAGGTTCGGCACAGCCAACGAGATTTCGATCAGTTCAGTCTGGAAGAACTGGAAGCTATCTGGCAACGACTGAAGTCCCAAAGCACAGGGGACCGTCCGGGAACCGACCCCTCCGACCTGTAG